One Malaclemys terrapin pileata isolate rMalTer1 chromosome 7, rMalTer1.hap1, whole genome shotgun sequence genomic region harbors:
- the BNIP3 gene encoding BCL2/adenovirus E1B 19 kDa protein-interacting protein 3, translated as MSQGEGLSLQEENLHGSWVELHFSSNGNGNPVQPTSQEQVPNSISIHNGDMEKILLDAQHESGRSSSRESSRCDSPPRSQTPQDINRASEVETQSSGEKNSSQSEEDFLERRKEIERLLQKNSDWIWDWSSRPENIPPKEFLFKHPKRTASLSMRNTSMMKKGGIFSAEFLKVFLPSLLLSHLLAIGLGIYIGRRLTTTTTTSTF; from the exons GTTCCTGGGTGGAACTGCACTTCAGCAGCAATGGCAATGGTAACCCCGTCCAGCCAACAAGCCAAGAGCAAGTACCAAACTCTATTTCTATTCACAATGGTGACATGGAGAAAATACTACTAGATGCCCAGCATGAATCCGGAAGAAGCAGTTCAAGAGAGAGCTCACGCTGTGATAG CCCTCCTCGTTCCCAGACTCCTCAGGACATTAACAGAGCTTCTGAAGTGGAGACTCAAAGCAGTGGAGAAAAGAATAGCTCGCAG TCTGAAGAAGATTTTcttgaaagaagaaaagaaatagaaAGGCTCTTgcagaaaaattcagactggatatggGATTGGTCCAGTAGGCCTGAGAACATCCCACCAAA GGAATTTCTCTTTAAACACCCTAAGCGTACTGCCTCTCTCAGCATGAGAAACACAAGCATGATGAAGAAAGGGGGCATATTCTCAGCagaatttttaaaggtttttcttccatctctgcttctctctcatttGCTTGCCATAGGGCTAGG GATTTATATCGGAAGACGTCTGACAACCACAACTACAACCAGCACCTTTTAA